The Mixta hanseatica genome includes a region encoding these proteins:
- the tssC gene encoding type VI secretion system contractile sheath large subunit — MSNPSQQPLQQAQQTWDQDEFSALLNKEFRPKSDQARAAVESAVKTLAQQALENSVTVSNDAYRTIQALIAEIDEKLSHQVNQIIHHEEFQKLEGAWRGLSYLVNNTETDEMLKIRFMSISKQELGRTLKRYKGVGWDQSPIFKKIYEEEYGQFGGEPFGCLVGDYYFDHSPQDVELLSEMARIGAAAHCPFIAGTAPSVMQMESWQELANPRDLTKIFQNSEYAAWRSLRESEDARYLGLVMPRFLARLPYGIRTNPVDSFDFEEETDGASHANYTWTNAAYAMAANINRSFKEFGWCTSIRGVESGGAVENLPCHTFPSDDGGVDMKCPTEIAISDRREAELAKNGFMPLVHRKNSDFAAFIGAQSLQKPAEYHDADATANARLAARLPYLFACCRFAHYLKCIVRDKIGSFREREEMERWLNDWVMNYVDGDPANSSQETKSRKPLASAEVLVEEIEDNPGYYAAKFFLRPHYQLEGLTVSLRLVSKLPSLKTNDA, encoded by the coding sequence ATGAGCAATCCATCACAACAACCGTTACAGCAGGCACAGCAAACCTGGGATCAGGATGAATTCAGCGCGCTGCTGAATAAAGAGTTTCGCCCGAAAAGCGATCAGGCGCGCGCCGCGGTGGAAAGCGCGGTAAAAACCCTGGCGCAGCAGGCGCTGGAAAACAGCGTGACCGTTTCTAACGACGCTTACCGCACCATCCAGGCGTTGATTGCGGAAATCGATGAAAAGCTGTCGCATCAGGTTAACCAAATTATTCACCACGAAGAGTTTCAGAAGCTGGAGGGTGCGTGGCGCGGTCTGAGCTACCTGGTGAATAACACCGAAACTGATGAGATGCTGAAAATCCGTTTTATGAGCATCTCAAAGCAGGAGCTGGGCCGCACGCTGAAGCGTTATAAAGGCGTGGGCTGGGATCAAAGCCCGATCTTCAAGAAAATCTATGAAGAAGAGTATGGTCAGTTCGGCGGCGAGCCGTTTGGCTGCCTGGTAGGCGATTACTACTTCGATCACAGCCCGCAGGACGTGGAGCTGCTGAGCGAAATGGCGCGCATCGGCGCGGCGGCGCACTGTCCGTTTATCGCCGGCACCGCGCCGAGCGTGATGCAGATGGAATCCTGGCAGGAGCTGGCTAACCCGCGCGATCTGACCAAAATCTTCCAGAACAGTGAATATGCCGCCTGGCGCAGCCTGCGTGAATCGGAAGATGCGCGCTACCTGGGCCTGGTGATGCCGCGCTTCCTGGCGCGTCTGCCGTATGGCATTCGTACCAATCCGGTCGACAGCTTTGATTTCGAAGAAGAGACCGACGGCGCCAGCCACGCTAACTACACCTGGACCAACGCCGCTTATGCGATGGCCGCTAATATCAACCGCTCGTTTAAAGAGTTTGGCTGGTGTACTTCTATTCGCGGCGTAGAGTCTGGCGGCGCGGTGGAAAATCTGCCGTGTCATACTTTCCCCAGCGACGACGGCGGCGTGGATATGAAATGCCCGACCGAAATCGCCATCAGCGATCGTCGTGAAGCCGAGCTGGCGAAAAACGGTTTTATGCCGCTGGTACATCGCAAAAACTCTGACTTCGCTGCCTTTATCGGCGCGCAATCTTTGCAGAAACCGGCGGAATACCATGACGCGGACGCCACGGCGAACGCCCGTCTTGCGGCCCGCCTGCCTTATCTGTTCGCCTGCTGCCGCTTCGCGCATTATCTGAAGTGCATCGTGCGCGACAAGATTGGTTCTTTCCGCGAGCGTGAAGAGATGGAGCGTTGGCTGAACGACTGGGTAATGAACTACGTGGATGGCGATCCGGCCAACTCCTCGCAGGAAACCAAATCCCGCAAGCCGCTGGCTTCAGCCGAAGTGCTGGTGGAAGAGATTGAAGATAATCCGGGCTACTACGCCGCCAAGTTCTTCCTGCGTCCGCATTATCAACTGGAAGGTCTGACCGTATCGCTGCGCCTGGTCTCCAAACTGCCGTCACTGAAAACTAATGATGCGTAA
- a CDS encoding peptidoglycan-binding protein — protein sequence MNLSGSVGWKGRNQQSDVKQVQQQLKKHGFPQLADDGLCGSKTVQAIRMFQMGFMRRPDGLIDPHGATWRRLSGAPTPTAPPPRPVDEHPIAGLLTVSAGQVTFDAEGNDIPNNRNFSRRIHWPGNAASGVTLGRGYDLGNRTQATVYNDLIRSGVPDVQAGLIAEGAGKKGEAARLFVQNNRDAIGTVSHAMQIRLFEIIYPAYVTSAKSNYESWTRPYPERVSWENLSKPIREIMIDFVYQGFTKGEAPMKAGMKNNIDELINYIEGSPTMRGYEAGRQRANYLRRGR from the coding sequence ATGAATCTTTCAGGTAGCGTTGGCTGGAAAGGGCGTAACCAACAAAGCGATGTAAAACAGGTTCAACAGCAGCTTAAGAAGCATGGTTTTCCTCAGCTGGCTGATGACGGGCTGTGCGGCAGTAAAACGGTGCAGGCTATCAGAATGTTTCAGATGGGCTTTATGCGCCGTCCCGATGGACTGATCGATCCGCATGGCGCGACCTGGCGCAGATTATCCGGCGCACCGACGCCGACGGCTCCGCCACCGCGTCCGGTTGATGAGCATCCGATTGCGGGCCTGTTAACCGTATCTGCTGGTCAGGTTACCTTTGATGCGGAAGGCAATGATATTCCTAACAACAGGAACTTCAGCCGACGCATTCACTGGCCCGGTAATGCGGCCTCCGGCGTGACCCTTGGACGCGGTTATGACCTGGGTAACCGTACTCAGGCGACCGTTTATAACGATCTTATCCGTTCTGGCGTACCTGATGTCCAGGCCGGCTTAATCGCCGAAGGCGCGGGTAAAAAAGGAGAGGCGGCGCGTCTTTTTGTGCAGAATAACCGGGATGCTATCGGCACCGTCAGCCATGCGATGCAGATTCGTCTTTTTGAAATTATTTATCCTGCATACGTGACCTCGGCGAAATCCAATTATGAATCATGGACGCGTCCTTATCCTGAACGTGTAAGCTGGGAGAATCTGTCAAAGCCGATCAGAGAAATCATGATTGACTTTGTTTATCAGGGATTCACCAAAGGTGAAGCGCCCATGAAGGCGGGGATGAAAAACAATATAGATGAGCTTATCAACTATATTGAAGGCAGCCCGACAATGAGAGGCTACGAAGCCGGACGCCAGCGTGCGAATTATTTAAGGAGAGGCAGGTGA
- a CDS encoding lysozyme inhibitor LprI family protein yields MRLVIKKNVLAITSVLLLTCSYAYAEDNCSAAQSDAEINSCWAKEKSSAESELNSEYASAKQRIAKAYTTHKELLTQYNTILLDSQRGWLKYRDNQCKLEAFMADENTAVYASLVDQCTARIDRERIAQLKSMPYE; encoded by the coding sequence GTGAGGTTGGTAATAAAGAAGAATGTTTTAGCTATAACAAGTGTGCTGCTCCTGACCTGTAGCTACGCTTATGCGGAAGATAACTGTAGCGCAGCGCAAAGCGATGCTGAAATCAATAGCTGCTGGGCTAAAGAAAAAAGCAGCGCCGAGAGCGAGCTAAACAGCGAGTATGCCAGCGCGAAACAGCGAATTGCGAAAGCTTACACCACCCATAAAGAGCTGCTGACGCAATACAATACCATCCTGTTGGATTCCCAGCGCGGCTGGTTAAAATATCGCGATAATCAATGCAAACTGGAAGCGTTTATGGCTGATGAAAACACTGCTGTGTATGCTTCCTTAGTTGACCAGTGCACCGCTCGTATCGATCGCGAGAGAATCGCGCAGTTAAAAAGCATGCCTTACGAATAA
- a CDS encoding Hcp family type VI secretion system effector: MAIDMFLKVDGVTGESQDSNHKGWTDITSFSWGATQPGNMAVGGGGGAGKVNFSDLHVNALIDKSTTAILKHCAGGKHLTKVELSVCKAGGQQIEYTKITLEDVLVTSVQYNGSDNGDTVGVTYAFQAAKVKQQYWEQTSSGGKGAESSAGWNIKENKEA, from the coding sequence ATGGCTATTGATATGTTCCTGAAGGTTGACGGTGTAACCGGTGAGTCTCAGGACTCCAACCACAAAGGCTGGACCGACATCACTTCTTTCTCCTGGGGCGCAACCCAGCCTGGCAACATGGCTGTTGGCGGCGGTGGCGGCGCGGGTAAAGTGAACTTTAGCGATCTGCACGTTAACGCGCTGATCGACAAGTCCACTACCGCTATCCTGAAGCATTGCGCCGGCGGTAAGCACCTGACCAAAGTTGAACTGTCCGTATGTAAAGCGGGCGGCCAGCAGATTGAGTACACCAAAATCACGCTGGAAGATGTGCTGGTAACTTCCGTCCAGTACAACGGCAGCGACAACGGCGATACCGTAGGCGTGACCTATGCATTCCAGGCTGCGAAAGTTAAACAGCAGTACTGGGAGCAGACTTCTTCTGGCGGTAAAGGCGCAGAAAGCAGCGCTGGCTGGAACATCAAAGAAAACAAAGAAGCGTAA
- a CDS encoding putative T6SS immunity periplasmic lipoprotein, translating into MKIKILGLALVIMLTACHLERPFYHPLLLKIEQEKLCFSVPGKDSSNNLIKVGAPYISWRNGNSWETVNFASNTTSDLEIKPGECIFWDEVKWQPGEYDVAVKVKSADSQQERYAVHFILQKNKQGYLSLMK; encoded by the coding sequence ATGAAAATTAAAATCCTTGGTCTGGCACTCGTAATCATGCTTACCGCTTGCCATCTGGAACGGCCGTTTTACCATCCGTTGTTGTTAAAAATTGAGCAAGAGAAGTTATGTTTTTCGGTGCCTGGGAAAGATAGTTCTAATAATCTCATTAAGGTTGGTGCGCCCTATATTTCATGGCGAAACGGTAATTCATGGGAAACAGTAAACTTTGCCTCCAATACCACCAGTGACCTGGAAATAAAACCTGGTGAATGTATTTTCTGGGATGAGGTAAAATGGCAGCCTGGTGAGTATGATGTGGCAGTCAAAGTCAAAAGCGCTGATTCCCAGCAGGAACGTTATGCAGTGCATTTTATTTTACAAAAAAACAAACAAGGGTACCTGTCTTTAATGAAATAA
- a CDS encoding T6SS effector amidase Tae4 family protein, with protein MYEVYGQPDKTVVNPTVHDFKGLNGVLIFNVNGWSDASGHATLWNGNTCSDHCYFPLANEASIWILK; from the coding sequence ATGTATGAAGTTTATGGCCAACCTGATAAAACGGTCGTAAACCCAACAGTTCATGATTTTAAAGGACTAAATGGAGTGTTGATTTTTAACGTTAACGGGTGGAGTGATGCAAGTGGGCATGCAACCCTCTGGAATGGTAATACTTGTTCCGATCATTGCTACTTCCCTTTAGCTAATGAGGCATCAATATGGATTTTAAAATAG
- a CDS encoding T6SS amidase immunity protein Tai4 family protein, translated as MDFKIVGIIAVATVLFFSSQVNAKPEYSSEQYIKNYALSVCVAKGYNSKEVKDDASAAARGYLEFGDYSLAAHSAVRKLVDEFLAKTYSSQSGESMILAKCIDVYHSAELESIVKQYKGKDDG; from the coding sequence ATGGATTTTAAAATAGTTGGCATTATTGCCGTTGCAACAGTTTTATTTTTTTCATCTCAGGTTAATGCAAAACCAGAATACAGTTCTGAACAATACATAAAAAACTATGCTTTAAGCGTCTGTGTTGCTAAAGGTTATAATAGTAAGGAAGTTAAAGATGATGCTTCCGCTGCGGCACGTGGTTATCTGGAGTTTGGCGATTACTCTTTAGCTGCTCATAGTGCAGTAAGAAAGCTGGTGGACGAATTTCTTGCAAAAACCTATTCCAGCCAGTCCGGCGAGTCAATGATATTAGCTAAATGTATCGATGTTTATCATAGTGCTGAACTGGAAAGCATCGTTAAGCAATATAAAGGAAAAGATGATGGCTAA
- a CDS encoding putative T6SS immunity periplasmic lipoprotein, whose translation MNIKVLYLGLAIFLSGCHLERPFYHPLSVRVEQGKLCFTVPEENSHNNIFKVGTPYISLRNGNSWETVNFSTNTTSYLEIKPGECIFWDEVKWQPGEYDVAVKVKSANSQQERYAAHFILQKNKQGHFF comes from the coding sequence ATGAACATCAAAGTATTGTACTTAGGGCTCGCAATATTTCTTTCGGGGTGTCATCTGGAACGACCATTTTATCACCCTTTGTCAGTAAGAGTTGAACAAGGGAAGTTATGTTTTACTGTCCCTGAAGAAAATAGTCATAACAATATTTTTAAAGTTGGCACTCCCTATATTTCATTGCGCAACGGTAATTCATGGGAAACAGTAAACTTTTCCACCAATACCACCAGTTACCTGGAAATAAAACCTGGCGAATGTATTTTCTGGGACGAGGTAAAATGGCAGCCTGGTGAGTATGATGTGGCAGTCAAAGTCAAAAGCGCTAATTCCCAGCAAGAACGTTATGCAGCGCATTTTATTTTACAAAAAAACAAACAAGGGCACTTTTTTTGA
- a CDS encoding lysozyme inhibitor LprI family protein: MIVQLKRLFTQSLLVSALFYSFTAAAEHNNVEPLAGKWQIKRVCVNTQQTMRPSILMNDPTLVGRTLSFTANNITGEPLLNQGCEQPVLKAQTEITLNKLLASTIGAESSKDLSNNYSLELQGTDKVTPVFVQCGKGMLGPKGEATDNWLVKLDKQTILTNWDDNTLLALQKLPADAPAAPSFNCQKAVTTTEKAICASFDLASWDHSVNDAWQMAVHQIKNTGVDVTAKLAALKSEQQRWLIERNACKGEQRCIKQQMVTRVTDLVESAK, translated from the coding sequence ATGATTGTCCAGTTAAAACGGTTATTTACACAGTCCCTGTTAGTGAGCGCTCTGTTTTATAGCTTCACAGCAGCTGCCGAGCATAATAACGTTGAGCCATTGGCTGGTAAATGGCAGATAAAACGGGTTTGTGTTAATACGCAACAAACAATGCGGCCGTCTATTTTAATGAATGACCCGACACTGGTTGGCCGTACATTGTCTTTTACCGCAAATAACATCACTGGCGAACCGTTACTTAATCAAGGCTGTGAGCAGCCTGTATTAAAGGCGCAGACTGAAATCACATTAAATAAGCTTCTGGCCTCGACAATCGGAGCAGAGAGCAGTAAAGATCTATCAAATAATTATTCGTTAGAATTGCAGGGTACTGATAAGGTAACTCCAGTCTTTGTCCAATGCGGGAAAGGCATGCTTGGGCCTAAAGGCGAAGCTACTGATAACTGGTTGGTAAAGCTGGACAAACAAACAATCCTGACTAATTGGGACGATAATACATTACTTGCCTTACAAAAACTGCCAGCCGATGCGCCTGCAGCGCCTTCTTTTAATTGCCAAAAAGCGGTAACCACAACTGAAAAGGCTATTTGTGCATCTTTTGATTTAGCCAGTTGGGATCACAGCGTTAATGATGCCTGGCAAATGGCAGTACATCAAATTAAGAACACCGGTGTTGATGTTACAGCTAAATTAGCAGCACTAAAAAGTGAGCAGCAGCGATGGCTTATTGAAAGGAACGCCTGTAAGGGCGAGCAAAGGTGTATTAAGCAACAAATGGTGACGCGCGTAACTGATCTGGTGGAAAGCGCTAAATAA
- the tagH gene encoding type VI secretion system-associated FHA domain protein TagH, producing MRFTIITNKPGHQPPQSSCDFLPPGGTIGRGVDNNLVLPDNDRTISRLQAIVHITADGECRITNRGNVTRVELNDIPLERGRQVELQDGDILGIDEYRLLVNDLNAAAQPVPQAVAPVARPVQPAPVIQPAQPAQPAKAAEGTAAIPSEIWDSLAKEFSIADSISTSRIKPAAPAIASDPLAAEPTENRNPEDPLAQFKTSEPLNLDRRSQAPEALFSQDELFKSDSIFNDHTPTTLVQPSVEKALQPPAKADELDPLALFGGGKSTPAQLNSDDPLGLMMSGAVPLAHLDNEPSAAQQKASSETPPASSNKQDLFGNADDLSRSPLFANEPPAAAKPDAPQNDFSVSPLLADEPPAARDADFNDAVKADDDALSASPLFADLPADKPNSIESSPLFDQAPPQPNVPDYGGITLPTPQAVQRSVTPPPKGRLRIDPVASNSSSQQSNASSGGEALQGELLQALLDGMGLNDMQPTPHFDRENMQQLGQMLGMFSQGTVALLSSRSILKRGVKADMTVILDDANNPFKLLPSGKTVLMQMFGSRMPGFMPPKQAVRDALVDLQAHQLGMIAGIRAIIAAMLQSFNPQQLEEEARQEGVTSRLSLPGSRKAALWEHFNRRYNETAGEIEDDFHTLFGEAFLHAYDMEVNQYKDSQTASDE from the coding sequence ATGCGCTTTACGATTATAACGAATAAACCGGGACATCAGCCGCCGCAGAGCAGCTGTGACTTTTTACCGCCCGGCGGCACTATCGGCCGCGGCGTCGATAACAATCTGGTGCTGCCCGATAATGACCGCACCATCTCTCGCCTGCAGGCGATTGTGCATATTACCGCTGATGGCGAATGCCGTATCACCAACCGTGGCAACGTGACGCGCGTTGAACTGAATGATATTCCGCTGGAGCGGGGCCGTCAGGTTGAGCTACAGGATGGCGATATCCTGGGTATTGATGAGTATCGTCTGCTGGTTAACGATCTGAATGCCGCAGCTCAACCTGTGCCGCAGGCCGTCGCGCCGGTTGCGCGTCCGGTACAGCCCGCGCCGGTGATCCAGCCTGCCCAGCCCGCTCAACCGGCAAAAGCGGCAGAAGGCACGGCGGCGATCCCCAGCGAAATCTGGGATAGCCTGGCAAAAGAGTTTTCTATTGCTGACAGCATCTCCACCAGCCGGATCAAGCCAGCCGCGCCAGCGATCGCTTCCGATCCGCTTGCCGCTGAGCCAACGGAAAACCGCAACCCGGAAGATCCGCTGGCGCAGTTTAAAACCAGCGAGCCGCTGAACCTTGATCGCCGCAGCCAGGCGCCTGAGGCGCTGTTCAGTCAGGATGAACTGTTTAAATCAGACAGCATCTTTAATGACCACACGCCAACCACTCTGGTGCAGCCCTCGGTGGAAAAAGCGCTACAGCCGCCAGCGAAAGCCGATGAGCTTGATCCGCTGGCGCTGTTTGGCGGCGGCAAATCAACGCCTGCGCAGCTTAACAGCGACGATCCGCTGGGCCTGATGATGAGCGGCGCCGTGCCGCTGGCGCATCTGGACAATGAACCATCCGCCGCACAGCAGAAGGCTTCGTCTGAAACGCCGCCGGCATCCTCTAATAAGCAGGATCTGTTTGGTAATGCGGACGATCTTAGTCGATCCCCGTTGTTTGCTAATGAGCCGCCTGCCGCGGCTAAACCTGACGCGCCGCAGAATGATTTTAGCGTTTCGCCGCTGTTGGCTGATGAGCCGCCTGCCGCGCGCGATGCCGATTTTAACGATGCAGTAAAAGCTGACGATGATGCCCTCAGCGCTTCACCGCTTTTCGCCGATCTGCCAGCGGATAAGCCAAATAGCATTGAATCTTCACCGCTGTTTGATCAGGCGCCGCCGCAGCCGAACGTACCGGATTACGGCGGCATCACCTTACCTACGCCGCAGGCGGTTCAGCGCAGCGTGACGCCGCCGCCGAAAGGACGCTTACGTATTGATCCGGTCGCCAGCAATAGCAGTAGCCAACAATCTAACGCTTCATCCGGCGGGGAAGCGTTGCAGGGCGAGTTGCTACAGGCGCTGCTGGATGGCATGGGCCTGAATGATATGCAGCCGACGCCGCATTTCGATCGGGAAAATATGCAACAGCTGGGGCAGATGCTTGGCATGTTCTCGCAGGGCACGGTTGCGCTGCTGTCGTCGCGATCCATTCTGAAACGCGGCGTAAAAGCGGATATGACTGTTATTCTGGATGACGCCAATAACCCGTTCAAACTGCTGCCGTCCGGTAAAACCGTGTTGATGCAGATGTTCGGCAGCCGCATGCCAGGCTTTATGCCGCCGAAGCAGGCAGTGCGCGATGCGCTGGTCGATTTGCAGGCGCATCAGTTGGGAATGATTGCTGGGATCCGCGCGATTATCGCTGCGATGCTGCAATCCTTTAATCCGCAGCAGCTGGAAGAGGAAGCGCGTCAGGAAGGCGTCACCTCGCGTCTTTCGCTGCCCGGCAGCCGTAAAGCGGCGCTGTGGGAACACTTTAACCGCCGCTATAACGAAACGGCCGGTGAAATTGAAGATGACTTCCATACGCTGTTCGGCGAAGCCTTCCTGCACGCTTACGATATGGAAGTTAACCAGTATAAAGACTCACAGACCGCCTCGGACGAATGA
- a CDS encoding PP2C family protein-serine/threonine phosphatase has translation MNITIASMSNQGARASNQDQTGDIVGERSACFVVCDGVAGFPGGELAASLARNTIIDQFDGAAHLNAQQIRQYINNANRAIRQQQKTERDYSRMGTTLVSLFIDRDYQLAYWAHAGDSRLYLFRRGYLYHVTTDHSLIQQMKDAGHQTEGINSNLLYFALGMGDEGRDASYSDVVPIEDGDAFLLCTDGFWHGVSQQQMQQALHMVNTPEEWLTLMHQALKNSEEQSEGEQDNYSAMAVWVGSPQDTTLLHSLSEAAQFIPLRD, from the coding sequence ATGAATATCACCATTGCCTCAATGTCGAATCAGGGCGCTCGCGCGAGCAATCAGGATCAGACGGGCGACATCGTAGGAGAGCGTTCCGCCTGCTTTGTGGTCTGTGACGGCGTCGCCGGTTTTCCCGGCGGCGAGTTGGCCGCCAGTCTGGCGCGCAACACCATTATCGACCAGTTCGACGGCGCCGCGCATCTGAATGCGCAGCAAATTCGCCAGTACATTAATAATGCTAACCGGGCGATCCGCCAGCAGCAAAAAACCGAGCGCGACTACAGCCGAATGGGCACGACGTTAGTCAGTTTGTTCATCGATCGTGATTATCAGCTGGCTTACTGGGCGCACGCGGGCGATAGCCGCCTCTATCTGTTCCGACGCGGCTATCTCTATCACGTCACCACCGACCACAGCCTGATCCAGCAGATGAAAGATGCCGGTCACCAGACGGAAGGCATCAACAGTAACCTGCTCTATTTTGCGCTGGGCATGGGCGACGAAGGGCGCGATGCCAGCTACAGCGATGTGGTGCCGATTGAAGATGGCGATGCGTTTCTGCTGTGTACGGATGGTTTCTGGCATGGCGTATCGCAGCAGCAGATGCAGCAGGCGTTGCATATGGTCAACACGCCGGAAGAGTGGCTGACGCTGATGCACCAGGCGCTGAAAAACAGCGAAGAGCAGTCAGAGGGCGAACAGGACAATTACAGCGCCATGGCGGTGTGGGTCGGTTCGCCGCAGGATACCACACTGCTGCATTCTCTTTCTGAAGCGGCGCAGTTCATTCCGCTTCGCGATTAA
- a CDS encoding type VI secretion system accessory protein TagJ: MHSLQQLLAGGALDDALARVEAQIKAAPADADLRAAFVQLLCLTGNWTRAQTQLKSWAALKPQAQPTVMLLEQAIRGELQRAAVFTGQDRPRLPGNAYGWAETLFAALRAELQGERAQADDLRNAALEAAALNPGSALVQDSEQAQPFAWLIDGDSRLGPVCELLVNGNYFWVPFSAIAEMRFQAPASVTDLVWRHTLVRLVDGSEQVCQVPVRYPFAPDAQDDLRLARLTEWQPLDEAQQHYIGHGQKVWLNDSAEFSLLTLETLTFVASDLADE; encoded by the coding sequence ATGCACTCTTTACAACAACTGCTGGCGGGCGGCGCGCTGGATGACGCGCTGGCGCGCGTTGAAGCGCAAATCAAAGCGGCCCCGGCCGATGCCGATCTGCGTGCGGCTTTCGTTCAGCTGCTTTGCCTGACGGGCAACTGGACGCGGGCGCAAACTCAGCTGAAATCCTGGGCGGCGTTAAAACCGCAGGCGCAGCCGACCGTTATGCTGCTGGAGCAGGCGATCAGGGGAGAACTGCAGCGTGCGGCGGTGTTTACCGGGCAGGATCGGCCGCGTCTGCCGGGCAACGCTTATGGCTGGGCAGAAACCCTGTTTGCCGCGCTGCGTGCGGAGTTACAGGGCGAGCGGGCGCAGGCGGATGACCTACGCAATGCCGCGCTGGAAGCCGCCGCGCTGAACCCCGGCAGCGCGCTGGTGCAGGACAGCGAGCAGGCGCAGCCTTTCGCCTGGCTGATTGATGGCGACAGCCGACTCGGCCCGGTGTGCGAGCTGCTGGTGAACGGCAACTATTTCTGGGTGCCGTTTAGCGCCATTGCCGAGATGCGCTTTCAGGCGCCCGCCAGCGTGACCGATCTGGTTTGGCGTCATACGCTGGTGCGGCTGGTGGATGGCTCTGAGCAGGTCTGTCAGGTGCCGGTGCGTTATCCGTTTGCGCCCGATGCGCAGGACGATCTGCGCCTGGCGCGTCTGACCGAATGGCAGCCGCTGGATGAGGCGCAGCAGCACTATATCGGCCACGGCCAGAAGGTGTGGCTGAACGACAGCGCTGAGTTTTCCCTGCTGACGCTGGAGACGCTGACCTTCGTTGCCAGCGATCTGGCCGATGAGTAA
- the tssE gene encoding type VI secretion system baseplate subunit TssE, translated as MSNSRSADGAELLHSGYRFRKDQSNLNVRDKLQPSLLDRLMDNEPGKSQETANQRLISHSTLRRHVLRDLQWLFNTINNEAQHDLTPFSQVRRSVLNFGVSPLAGQRMSDIEWHDIQRKLTEAIINFEPRILPQGLQVSCISNTRSLNLHNVLSIEIKGRLWCVPYPLEFLFRTDVDLENGYFELKDVG; from the coding sequence ATGAGTAACTCGCGTTCCGCCGACGGCGCTGAGCTGCTGCACAGCGGCTATCGCTTCCGTAAGGATCAATCGAACCTGAACGTGCGCGATAAGCTTCAGCCTTCATTGCTGGATCGCCTGATGGATAACGAGCCGGGTAAAAGCCAGGAAACGGCTAACCAGCGGTTGATCTCTCACAGCACCTTAAGACGGCACGTGCTGCGCGACCTGCAATGGCTGTTCAATACCATTAATAACGAAGCCCAGCATGACCTGACGCCTTTTAGTCAGGTTCGCCGCTCGGTGTTGAATTTTGGCGTCTCGCCGCTGGCCGGGCAGCGGATGTCCGATATTGAATGGCACGATATACAGCGCAAGCTGACCGAAGCGATCATTAACTTTGAGCCGCGCATTTTGCCGCAGGGCCTGCAGGTAAGCTGTATCTCCAATACCCGCTCGCTCAATCTGCATAACGTGTTGTCGATTGAAATCAAAGGACGCCTGTGGTGCGTGCCTTATCCGCTGGAATTTCTGTTCCGCACCGATGTGGATCTGGAAAACGGCTATTTTGAGCTAAAAGATGTAGGTTAA